The Megalops cyprinoides isolate fMegCyp1 chromosome 9, fMegCyp1.pri, whole genome shotgun sequence genome has a window encoding:
- the LOC118782751 gene encoding period circadian protein homolog 2-like isoform X4, whose amino-acid sequence MSEDSDSKGYQYSALEGRDAFGAEAAARGPMAQLRHMGGFGEGSDSSQEPPASPHGDRKRARALHEDVEMNGSGSSGSGTESHGNESHGNDSNGNESLASSNGNGKDSALLESSGSNKSSNSHSPSPPSSSNAFSLLSASSEQDNPSTSGCSSEQSAKAKTQKELIKTLKDLKLHLPSEKRNKGKSSTLNTLKYALRCVKQVKANEEYYQMLMINDSQPPGLDVSSYTIGEIDGITSEYTLKNTDIFAVAVSLITGKIVYISDQAASILNCKRDVFKNAKFAEFLSPQDVSVFYSFTTPYRLPSWSMCTGAESSPSDCMQEKSFFCRISGGREREGDLQYYPFRMTPYLMKVQDTELAEEQFCCLLLAERVHSGYEAPRIPTDKRIFTTTHTPNCVFQDVDERAVPLLGYLPQDLIGTPVLLHLHPSDRPLMLAVHRKILQYMGQPFDHSSIRFCARNGEYVTIDTSWSSFVNPWSRKVSFVIGRHKVRMGPVNEDVFAAPAFTEGKIMDSDILEITEQIHKLLLQPVHSIGSSGYGSLGSNGSHEQLMSVASSSESNGNSNANEDACKVKPRTFQEICKDVHMLKNQEQQVFMASAAKPEPKKISDTEFQQKSPVVRPKDSAVLFSGRESVGNLEDRGAAQEQQMAYSYQQISCLDSVIRYLESCNIPITVKRKCQSSSNTTSSNSDEDKQKGADSSMQEAPEALANLPSMKAPKKPPGAAVVGASLAPLALPSKAESVVSITSQCSYSSTIVHVGDKKPQPESEIIEDVAESPAPSAPAPSIVSPPSQEKEPYKKLGLTKQVLAAHTQKEEQAFLSRCREQLDGRTFRADCSLYLERHRSLPNPQAALGSRGPKPSGSGAEPTAKKGGRNKKTKKSRMKKHESSDSTASHRTQPQRPPLQSLNQTSWSPSDTSQSTFPIPYPAVMPAYPLPVYPGSGEVPPRADPSLSGFGENQGSQDPRCPIQAVPYSAPLVTPMVAFVLPNYMFPQMGAAPRQPFYPEQPAFPPQGAFQGQASFPAQASFPSQPAFPFQTQFVAQPPFPSQAPFPAQPFNYSVPSEPPKASGPEPREGLSRSSTPLSGARDQASPPLFESRCSSPLQLNLLQLEETTRSVERQDSSAPPAGAQGSSPGEKGSASSAAKPDKELQQVGSPGEGQHSDAHSSSIDLLDILLQEDSRSGTGSATSGSLGSGSHGCSTSASGVGSSQTSNTSKYFGSIDSSENDHKAKARAEAEVEESEHFIKYVLQEPIWLLMANADESVMMTYQIPSRDVQKVLKEDRERLRQMQKSQPRFTEEQMKELAEVHPWMRRGGLPKVIDTKECLCCKGGSSSLIEEELPDMDLRALGDTSEEPTFPKGGEEPLQADARPGPDPVP is encoded by the exons ATGTCTGAAGACTCGGACTCCAAGGGCTACCAGTACTCTGCCCTGGAGGGTCGGGATGCGTTCGGAGCGGAAGCAGCGGCCCGCGGGCCCATGGCCCAGCTGCGCCACATGGGCGGCTTCGGCGAGGGCAGCGACAGCAGCCAGGAGCCGCCCGCCTCGCCCCACGGCGACCGGAAGCGGGCGCGCGCGCTGCACGAGGATGTGGAGATGAACGGCAGCGGCTCCAGCGGCAGCGGGACCGAGTCCCACGGCAACGAGTCCCATGGCAACGACTCCAACGGCAACGAGTCGCTCGCCAGCTCCAACGGCAACGGCAAGGACTCGGCGCTGCTGGAGTCGTCGGGGAGCAACAAGAG CTCCAACTCCCACAGTCCCTCTCCTCCCAGCAGCTCCAATGCCTTCAGCCTTCTGAGTGCCAGCTCCGAACAGGATAACCCCTCCACCAGTGGCTGCAG CAGCGAACAGTCGGCCAAGGCCAAGACTCAGAAGGAGCTGATCAAGACCCTGAAGGACCTGAAGCTGCACCTGCCCTCCGAAAAGAGGAACAAGGGCAAGTCCAGCACCCTGAACACCCTGAAGTACGCGCTGCGCTGTGTCAAGCAGGTCAAAG CCAATGAAGAGTACTACCAGATGCTGATGATCAATGACAGCCAGCCGCCGGGGCTAGACGTGTCTTCTTACACCATTGGGGAGATAGACGGGATCACCTCCGAGTACACCCTCAAAAACACA GACATCTTTGCGGTGGCCGTGTCCCTGATCACGGGAAAGATTGTGTACATCTCGGACCAGGCAGCCTCCATACTCAACTGCAAACGGGACGTGTTCAAGAACGCCAAATTCGCGGAGTTCCTGTCCCCGCAGGACGTCAGTGTCTTCTACAGCTTCACCACGCCCTATCGCCTGCCGTCCTGGAGCATGTGCACAGGGGCAG AGTCCTCTCCATCTGATTGCATGCAAGAGAAATCCTTCTTCTGCCGAATCAG CGGGGGCCGGGAGCGTGAGGGCGACCTGCAGTACTACCCCTTCCGCATGACGCCCTACCTGATGAAGGTGCAGGACACGGAGCTCGCAGAGGAGCAGTTCTGCTGCCTCCTGCTGGCAGAGAGGGTGCACTCCGGGTACGAAG CTCCCAGAATCCCCACAGACAAACGGATCttcaccacaacacacacgccCAACTGCGTCTTCCAGGACGTGGACGAGAG ggctgtTCCTCTGCTGGGCTACCTGCCCCAGGATCTGATCGGTACCCCGGTACTGCTGCACCTGCATCCGAGCGACCGCCCGCTAATGCTGGCCGTTCACAGGAAGA TCCTGCAGTATATGGGTCAGCCGTTCGATCACTCCTCCATCCGCTTCTGCGCCCGGAACGGCGAGTACGTCACCATCGACACCAGCTGGTCCAGCTTCGTCAACCCCTGGAGCCGCAAGGTGTCCTTCGTCATCGGCAGGCACAAAGTCCGCAT GGGTCCTGTGAATGAAGACGTGTTTGCGGCCCCCGCCTTCACAGAGGGAAAGATCATGGACTCGGACATCCTAGAGATCACAGAGCAGATCCacaagctgctgctgcag CCGGTCCATAGCATCGGGTCCAGTGGTTATGGCAGCCTGGGGAGCAATGGTTCCCACGAGCAGCTCATGAGCGTCGCCTCATCCAGCGAAAGCAACGGCAACAGCAATGCCAACGAGGACGCGTGCAAAGTCAAGCCG CGAACGTTCCAGGAGATCTGTAAGGATGTCCACATGCTGAAAAACCAGGAGCAGCAGGTCTTCATGGCGTCTGCAGCCAAACCAGAGCCCAAGAAGATCTCCGATA CAGAGTTCCAGCAGAAGAGCCCTGTGGTGCGGCCCAAAGACTCTGCAGTCCTTTTCAGCGGGAGGGAGAGCGTGGGCAACCTGGAGGACAGGGGTGCTGCACAGGAGCAGCAGATGGCCTACTCCTACCAGCAGATCAGCTGCCTCGACAGCGTCATCAG GTACCTTGAGAGCTGTAATATTCCCATCACGGTGAAGAGGAAGTGCCAGTCCTCATCCAACACCACCTCCTCCAACTCTGATGAGGACAAGCAGAAAGGAGCTGACAGCAGCATGCAGGAAGCTCCAG AGGCCCTCGCCAATCTGCCGTCTATGAAGGCGCCCAAGAAGCCGCCTGGAGCCGCTGTGGTGGGCGCTTCCCTGGCTCCTCTGGCCCTGCCCAGTAAGGCGGAGAGTGTGGTGTCCATCACCAGCCAGTGCAGTTACAGCAGCACCATTGTCCACGTTGGAGACAAGAAACCCCAGCCAGAATCCG AGATCATTGAGGATGTGGCTGAGAGCCCGGCTCCCTCTGCGCCAGCCCCGAGCATAGTGTCGCCCCCCAGCCAGGAGAAGGAGCCCTATAAGAAGCTGGGCCTCACCAAGCAGGTGCTGGCCGCGCACACGCAGAAGGAGGAGCAGGCCTTCCTGAGCCGCTGCCGAGAGCAGCTGGACGGCCGCACCTTCCGGGCAGACTGCTCCCTGTACCTGGAGCGACACCGCAGCCTGCCCAACCCTCAGG CAGCTCTTGGCTCTCGAGGACCGAAGCCCAGCGGTAGTGGGGCAGAGCCCACGGCCAAGAAGGGCGGGCGCAACAAGAAGACGAAGAAGTCCCGCATGAAGAAGCACGAGtcctcagacagcacagcctCCCACAGGACACAGCCTCAGCGCCCGCCCCTGCAGAGCCTCAACCAGACGTCCTGGTCCCCCTCGGACACCTCCCAGTCCACCTTCCCCATCCCCTACCCGGCCGTCATGCCGGCGTACCCGCTGCCAGTGTACCCGGGCTCCGGGGAGGTGCCCCCCAGGGCCGACCCCTCGCTGTCTGGCTTCGGGGAGAACCAGGGCAGCCAGGATCCCCGTTGCCCCATACAGGCCGTGCCCTACTCGGCCCCGCTGGTCACGCCTATGGTGGCCTTCGTACTGCCCAACTACATGTTCCCCCAGATGGGGGCCGCGCCACGGCAGCCCTTTTACCCAGAGCAGCCGGCTTTCCCGCCGCAGGGTGCCTTTCAGGGACAGGCGTCCTTCCCCGCTCAAGCCTCTTTCCCCAGCCAGCCCGCCTTCCCGTTTCAGACACAGTTTGTAGCCCagccccctttcccctcccagGCACCGTTCCCTGCCCAGCCCTTCAACTACAGCGTGCCCAGCGAGCCCCCGAAAGCCTCCGGGCCTGAGCCGCGGGAGGGCCTGTCGCGCTCCTCCACTCCCCTCTCCGGCGCCCGGGACCAGGCCTCGCCCCCTCTCTTTGAGTCCCGCTGCAGCTCGCCCCTGCAGCTCAATCTTTTGCAGCTGGAGGAGACGACCAGGTCTGTGGAGAGGCAAGACAGCtcggcgccccctgctggagccCAGGGGAGCAGCCCGGGGGAAAAAGGAAGCGCAAGCAGTGCCGCCAAACCAGAcaaggagctgcagcag GTGGGCTCCCCAGGTGAGGGTCAGCACAGCGACGCCCACTCGTCCTCCATTGACCTGCTGGACAtcctgctgcaggaggactcCCGCTCTGGCACTGGTTCCGCCACGTCCGGCTCGCTGGGGTCCGGGTCCCACGGCTGCAGCACCTCGGCCAGCGGCGTAG GGAGCAGCCAAACCAGCAACACCAGCAAGTACTTCGGCAGCATCGACTCGTCGGAGAACGACCACAAGGCCAAGGCGCGGGCGGAGGCCGAGGTGGAGGAGAGCGAGCACTTCATCAAGTACGTGCTGCAGGAGCCCATCTGGCTGCTCATGGCCAACGCCGACGAGTCCGTCATGATGACCTACCAGATCCCCTCGCG TGATGTGCAGAAGGTCCTGAAGGAGGACCGGGAGAGGCTGCGGCAGATGCAGAAGAGCCAGCCGCGCTTCACAGAGGAGCAGATGAAGGAGCTGGCGGAGGTGCACCCCTGGATGAGGAGAGGAGGCCTGCCCAAAGTCATCGACACCAAG GAGTGCTTGTGCTGTAAGGGCGGCTCTTCGTCCCTGATCGAAGAGGAACTGCCGGACATGGATCTgagagccctgggggacacgAGCGAGGAGCCCACTTTCCCGAAAGGTGGCGAGGAACCCCTGCAGGCAGACGCTCGTCCCGGCCCAGACCCCGTCCCCTAG
- the LOC118782751 gene encoding period circadian protein homolog 2-like isoform X2: protein MSEDSDSKGYQYSALEGRDAFGAEAAARGPMAQLRHMGGFGEGSDSSQEPPASPHGDRKRARALHEDVEMNGSGSSGSGTESHGNESHGNDSNGNESLASSNGNGKDSALLESSGSNKSSNSHSPSPPSSSNAFSLLSASSEQDNPSTSGCSSEQSAKAKTQKELIKTLKDLKLHLPSEKRNKGKSSTLNTLKYALRCVKQVKANEEYYQMLMINDSQPPGLDVSSYTIGEIDGITSEYTLKNTDIFAVAVSLITGKIVYISDQAASILNCKRDVFKNAKFAEFLSPQDVSVFYSFTTPYRLPSWSMCTGAESSPSDCMQEKSFFCRISGGREREGDLQYYPFRMTPYLMKVQDTELAEEQFCCLLLAERVHSGYEAPRIPTDKRIFTTTHTPNCVFQDVDERAVPLLGYLPQDLIGTPVLLHLHPSDRPLMLAVHRKILQYMGQPFDHSSIRFCARNGEYVTIDTSWSSFVNPWSRKVSFVIGRHKVRMGPVNEDVFAAPAFTEGKIMDSDILEITEQIHKLLLQPVHSIGSSGYGSLGSNGSHEQLMSVASSSESNGNSNANEDACKVKPRTFQEICKDVHMLKNQEQQVFMASAAKPEPKKISDTEFQQKSPVVRPKDSAVLFSGRESVGNLEDRGAAQEQQMAYSYQQISCLDSVIRYLESCNIPITVKRKCQSSSNTTSSNSDEDKQKGADSSMQEAPEALANLPSMKAPKKPPGAAVVGASLAPLALPSKAESVVSITSQCSYSSTIVHVGDKKPQPESEIIEDVAESPAPSAPAPSIVSPPSQEKEPYKKLGLTKQVLAAHTQKEEQAFLSRCREQLDGRTFRADCSLYLERHRSLPNPQALGSRGPKPSGSGAEPTAKKGGRNKKTKKSRMKKHESSDSTASHRTQPQRPPLQSLNQTSWSPSDTSQSTFPIPYPAVMPAYPLPVYPGSGEVPPRADPSLSGFGENQGSQDPRCPIQAVPYSAPLVTPMVAFVLPNYMFPQMGAAPRQPFYPEQPAFPPQGAFQGQASFPAQASFPSQPAFPFQTQFVAQPPFPSQAPFPAQPFNYSVPSEPPKASGPEPREGLSRSSTPLSGARDQASPPLFESRCSSPLQLNLLQLEETTRSVERQDSSAPPAGAQGSSPGEKGSASSAAKPDKELQQRSLGLPALVSACGASACGLSARGSFNSKDTHRGVGLSRLKSEDSLAWNKGCSRLDCCIDEVGSPGEGQHSDAHSSSIDLLDILLQEDSRSGTGSATSGSLGSGSHGCSTSASGVGSSQTSNTSKYFGSIDSSENDHKAKARAEAEVEESEHFIKYVLQEPIWLLMANADESVMMTYQIPSRDVQKVLKEDRERLRQMQKSQPRFTEEQMKELAEVHPWMRRGGLPKVIDTKECLCCKGGSSSLIEEELPDMDLRALGDTSEEPTFPKGGEEPLQADARPGPDPVP from the exons ATGTCTGAAGACTCGGACTCCAAGGGCTACCAGTACTCTGCCCTGGAGGGTCGGGATGCGTTCGGAGCGGAAGCAGCGGCCCGCGGGCCCATGGCCCAGCTGCGCCACATGGGCGGCTTCGGCGAGGGCAGCGACAGCAGCCAGGAGCCGCCCGCCTCGCCCCACGGCGACCGGAAGCGGGCGCGCGCGCTGCACGAGGATGTGGAGATGAACGGCAGCGGCTCCAGCGGCAGCGGGACCGAGTCCCACGGCAACGAGTCCCATGGCAACGACTCCAACGGCAACGAGTCGCTCGCCAGCTCCAACGGCAACGGCAAGGACTCGGCGCTGCTGGAGTCGTCGGGGAGCAACAAGAG CTCCAACTCCCACAGTCCCTCTCCTCCCAGCAGCTCCAATGCCTTCAGCCTTCTGAGTGCCAGCTCCGAACAGGATAACCCCTCCACCAGTGGCTGCAG CAGCGAACAGTCGGCCAAGGCCAAGACTCAGAAGGAGCTGATCAAGACCCTGAAGGACCTGAAGCTGCACCTGCCCTCCGAAAAGAGGAACAAGGGCAAGTCCAGCACCCTGAACACCCTGAAGTACGCGCTGCGCTGTGTCAAGCAGGTCAAAG CCAATGAAGAGTACTACCAGATGCTGATGATCAATGACAGCCAGCCGCCGGGGCTAGACGTGTCTTCTTACACCATTGGGGAGATAGACGGGATCACCTCCGAGTACACCCTCAAAAACACA GACATCTTTGCGGTGGCCGTGTCCCTGATCACGGGAAAGATTGTGTACATCTCGGACCAGGCAGCCTCCATACTCAACTGCAAACGGGACGTGTTCAAGAACGCCAAATTCGCGGAGTTCCTGTCCCCGCAGGACGTCAGTGTCTTCTACAGCTTCACCACGCCCTATCGCCTGCCGTCCTGGAGCATGTGCACAGGGGCAG AGTCCTCTCCATCTGATTGCATGCAAGAGAAATCCTTCTTCTGCCGAATCAG CGGGGGCCGGGAGCGTGAGGGCGACCTGCAGTACTACCCCTTCCGCATGACGCCCTACCTGATGAAGGTGCAGGACACGGAGCTCGCAGAGGAGCAGTTCTGCTGCCTCCTGCTGGCAGAGAGGGTGCACTCCGGGTACGAAG CTCCCAGAATCCCCACAGACAAACGGATCttcaccacaacacacacgccCAACTGCGTCTTCCAGGACGTGGACGAGAG ggctgtTCCTCTGCTGGGCTACCTGCCCCAGGATCTGATCGGTACCCCGGTACTGCTGCACCTGCATCCGAGCGACCGCCCGCTAATGCTGGCCGTTCACAGGAAGA TCCTGCAGTATATGGGTCAGCCGTTCGATCACTCCTCCATCCGCTTCTGCGCCCGGAACGGCGAGTACGTCACCATCGACACCAGCTGGTCCAGCTTCGTCAACCCCTGGAGCCGCAAGGTGTCCTTCGTCATCGGCAGGCACAAAGTCCGCAT GGGTCCTGTGAATGAAGACGTGTTTGCGGCCCCCGCCTTCACAGAGGGAAAGATCATGGACTCGGACATCCTAGAGATCACAGAGCAGATCCacaagctgctgctgcag CCGGTCCATAGCATCGGGTCCAGTGGTTATGGCAGCCTGGGGAGCAATGGTTCCCACGAGCAGCTCATGAGCGTCGCCTCATCCAGCGAAAGCAACGGCAACAGCAATGCCAACGAGGACGCGTGCAAAGTCAAGCCG CGAACGTTCCAGGAGATCTGTAAGGATGTCCACATGCTGAAAAACCAGGAGCAGCAGGTCTTCATGGCGTCTGCAGCCAAACCAGAGCCCAAGAAGATCTCCGATA CAGAGTTCCAGCAGAAGAGCCCTGTGGTGCGGCCCAAAGACTCTGCAGTCCTTTTCAGCGGGAGGGAGAGCGTGGGCAACCTGGAGGACAGGGGTGCTGCACAGGAGCAGCAGATGGCCTACTCCTACCAGCAGATCAGCTGCCTCGACAGCGTCATCAG GTACCTTGAGAGCTGTAATATTCCCATCACGGTGAAGAGGAAGTGCCAGTCCTCATCCAACACCACCTCCTCCAACTCTGATGAGGACAAGCAGAAAGGAGCTGACAGCAGCATGCAGGAAGCTCCAG AGGCCCTCGCCAATCTGCCGTCTATGAAGGCGCCCAAGAAGCCGCCTGGAGCCGCTGTGGTGGGCGCTTCCCTGGCTCCTCTGGCCCTGCCCAGTAAGGCGGAGAGTGTGGTGTCCATCACCAGCCAGTGCAGTTACAGCAGCACCATTGTCCACGTTGGAGACAAGAAACCCCAGCCAGAATCCG AGATCATTGAGGATGTGGCTGAGAGCCCGGCTCCCTCTGCGCCAGCCCCGAGCATAGTGTCGCCCCCCAGCCAGGAGAAGGAGCCCTATAAGAAGCTGGGCCTCACCAAGCAGGTGCTGGCCGCGCACACGCAGAAGGAGGAGCAGGCCTTCCTGAGCCGCTGCCGAGAGCAGCTGGACGGCCGCACCTTCCGGGCAGACTGCTCCCTGTACCTGGAGCGACACCGCAGCCTGCCCAACCCTCAGG CTCTTGGCTCTCGAGGACCGAAGCCCAGCGGTAGTGGGGCAGAGCCCACGGCCAAGAAGGGCGGGCGCAACAAGAAGACGAAGAAGTCCCGCATGAAGAAGCACGAGtcctcagacagcacagcctCCCACAGGACACAGCCTCAGCGCCCGCCCCTGCAGAGCCTCAACCAGACGTCCTGGTCCCCCTCGGACACCTCCCAGTCCACCTTCCCCATCCCCTACCCGGCCGTCATGCCGGCGTACCCGCTGCCAGTGTACCCGGGCTCCGGGGAGGTGCCCCCCAGGGCCGACCCCTCGCTGTCTGGCTTCGGGGAGAACCAGGGCAGCCAGGATCCCCGTTGCCCCATACAGGCCGTGCCCTACTCGGCCCCGCTGGTCACGCCTATGGTGGCCTTCGTACTGCCCAACTACATGTTCCCCCAGATGGGGGCCGCGCCACGGCAGCCCTTTTACCCAGAGCAGCCGGCTTTCCCGCCGCAGGGTGCCTTTCAGGGACAGGCGTCCTTCCCCGCTCAAGCCTCTTTCCCCAGCCAGCCCGCCTTCCCGTTTCAGACACAGTTTGTAGCCCagccccctttcccctcccagGCACCGTTCCCTGCCCAGCCCTTCAACTACAGCGTGCCCAGCGAGCCCCCGAAAGCCTCCGGGCCTGAGCCGCGGGAGGGCCTGTCGCGCTCCTCCACTCCCCTCTCCGGCGCCCGGGACCAGGCCTCGCCCCCTCTCTTTGAGTCCCGCTGCAGCTCGCCCCTGCAGCTCAATCTTTTGCAGCTGGAGGAGACGACCAGGTCTGTGGAGAGGCAAGACAGCtcggcgccccctgctggagccCAGGGGAGCAGCCCGGGGGAAAAAGGAAGCGCAAGCAGTGCCGCCAAACCAGAcaaggagctgcagcag CGGTCACTCGGTCTTCCTGCGCTAGTAAGCGCGTGTGGAGCGTCCGCCTGTGGCCTCAGTGCTCGAGGGTCCTTTAATTccaaggacacacacaggggtgtgGGTTTATCAAGGTTAAAGTCGGAGGACAGTCTGGCTTGGAATAAAGGGTGCTCTAGACTCGATTGTTGCATCGATGAG GTGGGCTCCCCAGGTGAGGGTCAGCACAGCGACGCCCACTCGTCCTCCATTGACCTGCTGGACAtcctgctgcaggaggactcCCGCTCTGGCACTGGTTCCGCCACGTCCGGCTCGCTGGGGTCCGGGTCCCACGGCTGCAGCACCTCGGCCAGCGGCGTAG GGAGCAGCCAAACCAGCAACACCAGCAAGTACTTCGGCAGCATCGACTCGTCGGAGAACGACCACAAGGCCAAGGCGCGGGCGGAGGCCGAGGTGGAGGAGAGCGAGCACTTCATCAAGTACGTGCTGCAGGAGCCCATCTGGCTGCTCATGGCCAACGCCGACGAGTCCGTCATGATGACCTACCAGATCCCCTCGCG TGATGTGCAGAAGGTCCTGAAGGAGGACCGGGAGAGGCTGCGGCAGATGCAGAAGAGCCAGCCGCGCTTCACAGAGGAGCAGATGAAGGAGCTGGCGGAGGTGCACCCCTGGATGAGGAGAGGAGGCCTGCCCAAAGTCATCGACACCAAG GAGTGCTTGTGCTGTAAGGGCGGCTCTTCGTCCCTGATCGAAGAGGAACTGCCGGACATGGATCTgagagccctgggggacacgAGCGAGGAGCCCACTTTCCCGAAAGGTGGCGAGGAACCCCTGCAGGCAGACGCTCGTCCCGGCCCAGACCCCGTCCCCTAG